A stretch of the Carassius carassius chromosome 6, fCarCar2.1, whole genome shotgun sequence genome encodes the following:
- the LOC132141951 gene encoding heart- and neural crest derivatives-expressed protein 2-like, with amino-acid sequence MSLVGGFPHHPVMHHDGYSFAAAAAASRCHEEPPYFHGWLISHPEMSPPDYSMAPSYSPEYSAGAPGLDHSHYGGVPGAGAVGMGPRPVKRRPTANRKERRRTQSINSAFAELRECIPNVPADTKLSKIKTLRLATSYIAYLMDILDKDEQNGEAEAFKAEFKKTEAKEERRKKEMNDVLKNSGSSNDKKTKGRTGWPQHVWALELKQ; translated from the exons ATGAGTTTAGTTGGAGGGTTTCCCCACCACCCGGTGATGCATCATGACGGCTATTCCTTCGCTGCCGCAGCTGCTGCCAGTCGCTGTCACGAAGAACCCCCCTATTTTCATGGGTGGCTTATCAGCCATCCGGAAATGTCTCCTCCAGACTACAGTATGGCACCCTCGTACAGCCCCGAATACTCAGCAGGAGCCCCCGGGCTCGACCACTCGCACTACGGAGGAGTGCCGGGGGCCGGCGCCGTTGGAATGGGACCCCGACCAGTAAAACGTAGACCCACGGCAAACCGAAAGGAGAGGCGCAGGACTCAGAGCATCAACAGCGCCTTCGCAGAACTCCGGGAATGCATTCCCAACGTGCCCGCGGATACGAAGCTGTCCAAAATCAAAACCCTTCGTTTGGCTACCAGTTACATTGCTTACCTTATGGACATTCTGGACAAAGACGAACAGAACGGGGAAGCAGAGGCCTTCAAAGCGGAGTTCAAAAAAACAGAAGCCAAAGAAGAAAGGCGAAAGAAGGAAATG AACGACGTTTTGAAAAATTCAGGGAGCAGCAATGACAAGAAAACTAAAGGGAGAACTGGTTGGCCGCAGCATGTGTGGGCATTGGAACTGAAACAATGA